The DNA sequence AATTGAATTATCTTACTTCTTCAGCAATCGAGTTACTTCCTCGATTAGCACAGATGACTTGAACGGCTTGACGAGATATGAGTTCGCACCGACCTTTTGCCCCTTAGCCTTGTCCTCTTCCTCTTCTTCAGATGAAAGGATGATAATTGGCGTTTTCGCAAACTTGGCAGTTTTGCGAAGGGTGGCGATAAGTTCGTAGCCATCGATGTTCGGCATGTTGAGATCGGTAATAACGAGATCTACAACGCCGTCAATGTGCGATACTTTCTCGAGAGCATCCATGCCGTCTGAGGCGCCAACAACTTCGTATCCGTTCGATTTGAGACTGAACGATACGAATTTCACCAGTGTCGGCGAGTCATCTACAACAAGCACTTTTTGACTCA is a window from the bacterium genome containing:
- a CDS encoding response regulator gives rise to the protein MSQKVLVVDDSPTLVKFVSFSLKSNGYEVVGASDGMDALEKVSHIDGVVDLVITDLNMPNIDGYELIATLRKTAKFAKTPIIILSSEEEEEDKAKGQKVGANSYLVKPFKSSVLIEEVTRLLKK